The following nucleotide sequence is from Candidatus Chromulinivoraceae bacterium.
TTGAAGATTGTCTGGATTACAATTTCTACCGGCCGCACAGCATGCTCCGCATGCTGACGCCCGTGGAATACCTCCAAGGCATTCCAGGCTACGAGAATGCTACACTGGATATTAGTGTCCTATATGTTTAGGAGCCCGACCCCTGCAAACTAAATACATGAGCATGTCAGGAAAACAGCGACACACAAATAGCCGTTTTTTATAGAAAACCATCCTAAGAAACGCTTTTAAGACAGCAGGCTCCGACTTCAAGATCTATAACGCTAAAGATCGCTGCCCAATAGGTCTTCTAAACGGGCGGACTCAACTAGCACAATGCCAAAGGGCTGTACTTTCACAAAACCATCGCTCTTAAGCTTATGCATCGTCCGGCTAATTGTCTCACGAGAGAGACCAGAGCGTTTAGCTAGGTCATTTTCAGTGAGAGGAACGACAGTATTGCCCTCGGCGTCTCGTTCGCCGAAGCGATAAGCGGCATTGAGTATCTCAAAGATGAGGCGAGTCCGAGCGCTGCCGCCCATAAGATGCGCCATGCGTCGCAATAGGCCGTCAGTACCGCTATAGACGCGAGATAAAAGGTCAAACATCACATCAGGATTATCCTTTATAAATGAGACCGCTTTTCGAGCAGGTGCTATGCGCACCGCCGCAGACGTTGAGGCTTCAAAAAAATAGTAGTTTGGCGTCTTATTGATCGCCATAGACATCGGGAAGAATGCACCTGGTTTAAAAACATTAACCACAACCTCATTGCCAGCAGATGAAATATCATACTGCGTAACGGTGCCCTCGACAATGTAAAAAATATTCTTGAGCGTTTCGTCGGGACGAATTAAAACTTCACCTTTCTCGAGCCGCTTAAGCGGAAAGGCTTCGTAAAAATCTTGAATTGTCTTTTTAACCTCTTTGTCCATCATTTCCGTCTTACGCTCATTGTACTATACGAGCGTAGTGTCGTCTAATTGCTTTGCAGCACTAGATAAGCGGTGACTATTTAGGAAGCAAAATACTAAAAACGGAACCTTTTCCGAGCGTGCTTTTTGCACTCAGTGTGCCGCCAAGCTCGCCGATAATTTTAACGGCAATGGCGAGTCCTAACCCGTGACCAGACGCCTGGGATCGTGATCTATCAGCCCGGTAAAACCTATCAAACATGTGTTCCATATCATCTTTAGTCATACCGTAACCCTCATCTTTAATATGAAGGATCGCATGTTTTTCCGTCACTTCAGAGGAAAGATAAATACCCTTATAAGATTCGCTGTATTTTATTGCATTATCAAGCAGAATAACAACAAGTTTGATAAGTTTTTGTTCGTTACTTACAACTGAGACTATCTCAACATCGTTATGAAGTACAATATGATGTTCATCGGCAAGTGGTTTGATTTGATCGCTCGCAGCCAGAACGATTTTGTACAAATCTGTTTCTTTCTTCTTTCCGACTGTTTCACTAGCTGCGAGATCTAACAGGTCATCACTCAACTGCTTGAGTTGATTAAGATCACGTACGTTCTGTTCGATGCTTCTGCGAGCATCGGTTACGGTCAGTTGCTTCTTACGAAGCGTCACCTCATTTGTAAGCAGGAGACTCGTTAATGGCGTACGAAGTTCATGGGACGCATCGGCAATAAATCGTTCTTGTATCTTCATAGCACTCTCAATAGGTTTAAGCGTCTTACGAGCCAAGAGGTAGCTGATACCGCTGCCTACAAATAATGCAAAAATATTAAGCAACGCGAGATTCATCACCAGGCCTGCTTTTGTGTTCTCAGCTTGTTGTCGAAGCCATTCATTTATTTCATGATCTGGGTCGTGTAAATAAACTTCCGAGTACGTATCCGGGTTTGGTCGTTTTTCAAGCTCACGGACTGACGTGCTATAAAAAACAGCGCTAAAAGCAATACTCATGACCATAATGATAGCCAAGTACGAAGCGCTCAGCCGAAAAGTAGGGGATTTTATAAACGCACGTAGGTTCATACAGCCTCACTTATCTTATAACCAAAACCGCGAACCGTATGAATGAGAGACTTGTTAAACGGCTTATCTACTTTTGCGCGCAGGTACGTAATAAAAACTTCAAGCGTATTTGGCAAGATATCAGCATCAAAGTCCCATACGTGCTGCATAATCTCTTCTTTGCTACAGGCACGTTCCGGATTTCGCATAAGATACTCCAAAATTGCATATTCCTTCCGAGAAAGGTCTATCGCTTTACCGGCGCGCGTAACTGTACGACTCGCCGTGTCGAGCTCCATATCCGCAATACTAAGCGTATCCTGCAGCGCTTCTTTAGGACGACGCAATAACGCGCGAAGTCGCGCCAATAATACATCAAAAGAAAAAGGTTTACCCAAATAATCATCCGCACCAGCGTCAAGGCCTGTCACGATATCACCATTTTGCGTTTTCGCGGTTAGCATCAAAATAGGGACAGTGACTTTGTTTTCGCGTAGCTCTCGACATACCGCAATGCCGTCCTTTGCAGGCAACATTACATCTAGGACAATCACATCATACGGTTCATAGAGAGCCGTTCGAAAGCCACTTTCGCCGTCATGCTCGACATCAACAGCATAGCCTTCTTGTTCAAGGCCTTCTTTAATAGCGCTGGCAATAGTTACGGAGTCTTCGACAACGAGTATTCGCATAGTGCAAGTATACACCAGTCATCCTTAACGAATCTTTAAGAACGGTTCCGTACTATAGAGGTATGAGAAAGACAATTGCTATACTCGTTATCGTCACTCTTCTTGGTATCGTAGCCGCCTACGAAGTACCTGCTGGTGGCAAAAAAACCACCACATCGGCCACAGCTTCAACCACGACCCAAACGACCCCCTCGACAAGTCAATCTAGCTCATCGAGCACGACCACAACGCCGACAACCACCACGGCAAGTGCTACGTATAAAGACGGTAGCTACACAGGCTCTACTGCCACAAATATGTACGAAGATATCCAGGTTGCTATTACCGTTAGCGGCGGTAAAATCACCAATGTCACTACGCCTGTGGTAAATAGCGACAGCGGCCACTCTGAGCAAATCAATAACTACGCAATCCCACAACTTAATCAGCAAGTTATCTCTAACCAAAATGCCCAAATTGACGGCGTTTCCGGAGCATCTTACACCACACAGTCCTACACGCAATCACTCCAGGCTGCTCTCGATCAAGCAAAGGCGTAACATGCGACGAGTTGACCACATTATGGGAATTCCCATAATCATTGATACACCCGACACTACTGACGCGTCTCTTTTTGAGGCTATTTTTACACGACTACGTGAAATAGATCAGGTTTTTAGTACCTACAAATCCGAGAGCGAAGTTAGTAAATATAGAAGGGGAGAACTGCACGACGAACAATTGAGCAGTGAGGTAAGATACATTAAGCAAGCTTGTAAGGACTTTGAAAATAAAACAGCTGGATATTTTTCCGCCTACTACGACGGTAGCTTCGATCCGACGGGTTACGTAAAAGGCTGGTCAATCCGTGAAGCAGGTAATGTCCTCGAACAGCACGGCGTTCATACGTATTTAATTAATGCAGCTGGAGATATTCTAGCTGCCAGCACAGGTGAGAAAACTTGGAATATCACCCTGCAAGATCCTTTTAATCGTCAGGCATCACTTGGTACAATCGGTCTTAAGAACGGTGTCATCGCAACGTCGGGTACGTATGAGCGCGGTAATCACATTCTTAATCCACACACAAAACAACCTACAAATTCTATCATCAGTGCAACAGTGTACGGTAAGGATATTGTCACCGCCGATGTGTTTGCGACTACCTGCGTGGCTATGGAAGCCGATAAAGCGATCGATTTTATAAACCACCGAGAAGGTTACGAGGCACTTTTGATTGATGTGCACGGATTGGTTTTAGCAAGCCAAAACTTTTCTAATACCTAGTAGGCAAACCGCTCGGTAACAATGTTTTCAGAGGATACCCCAAGTTGTTTGAGGTTTTTAACCAACGCTTTTGACATACCGTCAGGACCACAAATATAAATGGTCGTATCTTCATACGCCACGCGACTCAAAGCATCATAAGTGATTCGCTGGCCGACACTATCAACAAAAAAATTGATCTTAAGGCCGTACGCTTGTAGTTGACGCAGCTCATCGCTAAATGCAACATCCTCCGGTGTGCGAACAGCATATAAAAGCAAAACATTCTTACCATCATGAAGCAGCTGACGAATGTTAGAGAGGAACGGCGTAATGCCAATTCCGCCTGCGATAAGTACAGTGTTGGATGTTTCAGCAGCGCGATCGGCAGTAAAGTTACCACGGGGTCCGTCCACTATAACGTACGAGCCAACCTTAAGTTTCATCAGACGCTCTCTATAATCTAGGCTTGCTTTGATAGTAAACCGCAGCACCTCCATACCGGGAGAAGATGAAAAAGAGAAGGGATGGGCTTCATACCATAGACTTGGTGTCATAAAGCGCCACGTAGCGTACTGACCGGCCTCGTAGTCAAACTCACGTAGGTTTTTACCTGTTAGTACGACCGAATACGTATTGGTAGCCGTTTTCTCAATCGACAGTACTTTGAAGCGATGTCGTACGAACAAGACAAATTGACGAACAACTCGATACCACGCCCATACAACAAAGGCTAAAATATACAGCATGTACCAATAAGATGCAAACCAAAAGTTGGCAATAAAATCGCCACCTAATTTAATTTGATGCAGGAAGGTGAGGTAGATACCAAAATAAATAGTCAGGTGCACAAGATACCAAATCTCATACCGCATTTTAGTGCGAATCATATGAATAGAAATCGCACCCACCCCAAAGAATATAATCGTGCCTAAAGTGGCCCACAGCACATCTTCATATTGGCTGCTGCTAAAAGCTAAAAACTGCGACCACCACGAGATATGTGCCGTCTCAGCATAGCCTATAAGTTGATAGGCGAAATGTCCTGAAATGGAGACGAGTAATGTATAGCCATTTAGACGATGGAGATCTGAAATCTCCTGAAGATCGAAGGCACGCTCAATGAATGGTACGCGGCTCATCAGAATAATCTCTACTACCACGCTCCAACCAGCCAGCAAACCGAAAAGACGTCCGATAGCCATAACCCGGTCATTTGCGCTAAGAATTGATGTCATACTGCCGAACCACCAGCCTAAAAAGAGGATAAAAAGACTAGCAATCACCGCTACATAAAAGCCGGTTCGCATGGACTGACGATAGGTTGTTGCTGGTTGCATTGCCTTTAGTATGTCAGACACAGCTTAAGATTTTGCTAAAAGATCTCTCTAGTGAGTAAGCAACGGCAGACACATTGGATAATTCAATGGCCGACAGAAGGCAAACCCTTAATGCTTCAGAACATGACAATGCCCCGCTCTCCGCGACAGGCTTCTACCGAGTCCGGAACCTTAGGTTACAGGCGGGAGCATTGTCTTGGTGTTGCGGGGCGTAGGGTGAAGCTACTAGCGAACGGCGGTCGCCGGAAGGGCATAGAGACTATGTGTAACGTAGGCTCCAGAGCGGTACTGACCATAGAAATGGTCGTACTCGCTCTTGCTATCCACGAGGACCATGATCGATTCGAGTATACCCGTGAGCAGCATGTAGAGATGCTCGCCGGGCTGCACCTGAGGTCGATAGTCCTCGAACTCGTTCGTCAGCAGCGGCTGAAGCTGGCGACCGACGGTACCGTTCTTCACTCCATCGATGTTAGCGAAATACTTCACAGCCATTTCATTCTCCATTCAATCAGATTGACTTGTGCCAGCGGGTTGCGGAACAGGAGGCCGAAAAACTTTTTTAGTTAATCGCAAAAAACTACCTTTGTCAATGTGTCTAGGCGAGTAAATACTCCTCTCGAGTTTATTTTATTTATTAGATCACATAAGTTCAATGAGTCCATAGCTAGATAGGGACTCATTGAAAAGTCTTTACTTGCTATGAGTGGATAGCCGCCCCATTCGTTCATTGACGAAGCATAAGCACCATAGTACAGTAAAAATAACAATGAAAAGAAATACAGACGGTTTTACGCTTATTGAACTTGCAATTGTTGTTGTTATCATTGCTATTTTGTCGGCAATTACTATTTTTACGTACACAAAAGTTCAAGTTAACCAGCGAGATTCCGCACGTGACTCGCGCGCTAATGTCATATCAGGGGCACTAGAGAAATACTACGCAAAACACGGTGAATACCCGAGCTGCGCCAATATGACTCAAAGCGGAAGTCAGGTGAGTACCTTACTGAGCCTTGACCAGTCTATCCTCGTTACGCCTACCGCTCCAAGTAGCACAACCAATTCCATCACCACCTGCGCAGATCTGACGGCCGGTATCGGTGGATCTGACGTATTTGCCTACGCAGGAGGTGATGGAAGCACTGCCTGTTCCACAGGTAGTGCATGTGCAACCTATAAACTCGAGTACCGTCAGGAGAGCACTGGCAGTATTATTACGGTAAGTGGTCAACATGCCGCAGCGGCCACACCGGTAAGCGCACCATCCGCTCCTGTTATGACCGCAGGGATGTCAGGCAACAACGCCGTAGGAACAACAGGTACTGTCACTTGCGCTGTTGGAACGCCACAATATCAGATCCAATACTATTCATCGAACACAGGTTCACCAGGTACGTGGTCAAGTTGGAGCGCATGGTCACCAACTCAGTTGACATACACCGTAGCAGCAAGTCAAGGCTACCAATACGGCTTCGAGGCCCAGGCAGAGTGTTATGACGGAACCAACACGAGTGCCAGCTCTCCAATTAGCAATACCGCGACAACGGTGCGATCGATCTCAACGCCTGTAGCACCAACATACCTAAGTCCAGCAACATTTAGCTCAAATGTTAATGCAACAGTTAACTACTCTTCTTCTTGTCCGTCTGGTACGTCTCTTCTCAATGGCACATTCCGAACTCAAGCCTGGACTGGTGGACAATTCGGACCACACCCATTCGGCTTCCTTGACTCATGGCAGAACGTCGACACTGTCAACCATAACGTCTCATATTGGGGTAAGTACCAATGCACAACCCCATACACAACCTCAGCCTATTCTCCTGAATCATATAATTCTATCTTGGTTTATCACCAATAAGGCCTTAGCGATGAATAACGATCACCAAAAACGAACTCAGCTAGCCCGAAGAATTATCCTCATTGTAGTGAGCGCTATTGCCGTCATTGCAATTGGACTTGGAGTTGCACTCTTACTAAAAAATATTAAAAACTTGAACGGAAACACTTCACAAAATATCAATAATTCACAATCGACCACCCAAAATGCCCAAACCGCCGCATCTGTTGTTAGTTCGTATATGGCACCAGATGCCATTCGCACGCTCACTTCCAGCTACCGAGCTCAACAGGATACCGCCTCTACATCTAACGTTGACTATCAGGCGGATGGACAATCCTTTGCCGTTAATATAACGACGAGCCACTACGCGCTCTTTACGCCCACATCCAAGGCTGGTGCCACCGACCCGCAAGACATCCTTGCGCAATCAACGACATTCATGCAAGACCACGGGTACCAAAAGGTAGACATTGCCGGAGCAACCACTGGCCCAACTCAGCCCACTGTCACAACCTACACAGACCTCGGCGCAACATGTCAACTTACGAGTGCACCTATGAGCACGCCACCTTTCTATATCCTAGCTTGCGCAGACAAAACAGATATTGATAAAGAGTATGCAACTATAAACAAGCTTCTCGATCTCTACAAGAAGGTTCACCAGGTTGACGCATTTACAAAAGCTATCTCTAGCACTATTACTTCTGGTAATAAATCAATGACGACCATTGCGCTCATCAACACGCACACACATCCCGTTCTCTTATTCGCGTCAATAGATGGAAACTGGGAATACGTCGGTAACGTTGGAGATGGGACTAACGCAACATCAAATGGTAAGTATTCACTAACACCAGATGTCCAAGCAGCCATCACAAATCCAAAATATGGCGATTTCTTAACACACAACCTCCAATAAAAATACCCCTGGAAGTGCTATCGCGCTAGTTAATTCCATGCTCACCTACGTCAGATGAGCGAGAACCCGCTTACTCTACTTCCGATATGTGATGGAAGCTGATAATTTCTAAATGAAGAGTCCGGATACTCTACGCGCCAACAAGGCGCGTAGAGTATCCGGTGAACTTCAACCTTACTGGATACTCACATCCGACACCTTCACGAAGCCCTGACGGCCTCCGAGAGAGATTTCGATGTACTTCGTTGCTCCCGTGAAGTCCGTGTGGTCATACGGGAAAGACGAGTCACTCGCCCAGGCGTAGAAGTGGTCGGTCGGAACGTTGGAATCGATCACCGGATACCGCTGTCCCGCACTGATCGCATAGGGTAGTGCTACCTGCGCGGGAATGTACCACGACGCAGGCGGGACAGCAATCAAGCTTGCCGGATACTCCGACCTTTCGGGAATCGGCCGTCCGTAGACGGGGATGCTCGTTAGGCCAGGCTTCGGCGTCACTGTCTGACCCATTGCCGGGAATGCGGCCGGCGCGTTCCACGGGCTGTAGAACCAGCCCGATTGGCCGTTTTCCCAGACGTGATACCACACGCCGCGACCATCGAGCTTGGGAGGCTCGATGGTCGCGAACGTCTGCCCGTAGAACAGGCGCGCAGCGTTGTTCGCGATCTCGGTACTACCCTGTCCAAGGACGGGGTCGGAGACGAGCGGCGCGTTGACATCGGGTGATGTGTGTAGGTAGACGAAGTTCGTCGGTTGCAGTCCTTGCGGAACGCACGACGAACTGCCGGCTGTGCAGCCGGTGACGACCTGCTTGCTGAACGGCCAAACCGGTGCGACTGTGACCATACCGCTGGCGAAGTCACTGTGCGGCAAGACCGGTGCACCGATCAGAGCCATGTAGAGCTGCCAGTTCCAGAACGGCCCGGGATCGACGTGTTGAGCGATGATGCTCACTGCGCTTGTGCCCGGAACGTTGTCATGACCGATGATGTGGCCACGGTCACGCGGAATGTTGTACTTGGCGGTCAGATACTTGACGAGCTGTGCGCTCGCCCAGTACATGGCGGGCGTGTACGAACTACTGTCGGCAGCAAAGCCAACATGCTCGATGCCGATGCTATGCATGTTGTACCACCAGTTACCACTGTGCCAGGTCATGTCCTTGTTCGGCACCATCTGATAGACAGTGCCGTCCTTATCCACGATGTACTGGACACTCACGTACGCGGTTGAATCCTGGAAGTGGGCGATTGCCGACTGCAGGGACCCTTCCGTGTCGTGAATGACGATCGAATTGATCGCCATGGTGGTCGGACGGTTGGCGAGATCGTAGTTACCGTAGTCGGTAACGTCGCCGTTGTTGTCGTTGTACGCCGCCGGAACGACGACGCAGCGCACCGTCGACGGGCACTCCGCACTCCACGTTGCCGCGGTGCGCGGTTGCGCTGCCGCTGCAGGCATGGTGATGAGCCCGAGACCCATGAGGGTCGCGATGAACATCGCTGCGACTTTTCGTCGCATGTCGACCACTTCCTTCTTTTCTGTTAAGTGCAGACGGTTGGGCGTCCGTCGGGTTGAAGCCCACATAAAGTATACGATACTGGACTAACAAAAGTTACAAATAAATTCGTAATCACTCACCGTCATTGCAACCAAAAAGATAGCATCCCAGGCTATCTTATCGGTTGTTTTTAAAAGTAACAACTTATGGTTAAAAAACAGAAAGCAAAACAAGAACTAGCTTATCGGCCGTATGAGCTAGAGCCGTATCCGCTACGACCACCTTCAGACTGACTGTTGCTAAGCCGAAAAATGGTGTTAAGAAGACCCGTAACACCGATAACAGCGAGGAGGACACCACCACCGTACTTTAGAAATTCTTTTCGGTCCATTTCTTTGCTCATAAGTTGAGCGACTTGATTATTCTTTATCATATCTTTTTGCTTTTTTATAACCTTCTATATCTATTAAAACAAAGCTAAAACGCTTATGCAAGGGTTTAATCAACAATTTGACGTGATACGAATGTAGTAGCACGCTGTGGCGGTGTTAAGCGAGACCGGGACGAAGGAACACTCGCTCTCATGTCAGTAATAAGTCTGCGTTCTGCACGTTGCATCGACTGAAATCCAGCATGAGATGGCTTAGCACCAACATTAGATTGCGCTAGACGTTGTTGAGAAGCGCCTACGGGCATAGATCGGCGTACAGGTCGCATTCCATCCACCGTCCGACGCATAGGCGCGGGAACGGGCGTTATGGCCGCTACAGGCATAGCAACGGGCTGCCTCTTAACCTCAGGAGGATGAATAACTTGTTTTGGCTGAGATGCGGTTCTTCTAACTTTCGCTTCTTGTCTTGCAAGTTTACGTGTCTGTTTAGCACGAAATGCATGTTGGATAAGTACCACCACAATTGAAACGTTATACAGAATAATGATTGGGCTTGCGATAAGTGTTTGTATCGTTAAATCATTGGCAAACGGCACAACTATGGCAACGAAGATGCTACCGAGTACGATGTACTTTTCAAATTTAAGCATTTTTTTAGGAGGAATGGGAGTGATATGATCAGCCAGACTCATAAGAAGCGGCAACTGAAAAATAAGTACGAAGGTAATGATAACGCTCACTACAAAACGCAAATATTCATCGGCAGAGATGATTGCTTCAAGTCCATTAATCTGAAAACCGCTAAAGAACTTGAGAGCTAGCGGAATAATCAATAAAAAGCCGAACGCTGCTCCGGCCACCACCAAGATAAGTGAGGTAATCGTTGTTGCGTATATGCGTCGTCGCGATAAACGCTGCGACAAAGCAGGCTGTATAAACATAATACTGTTATAAACAGCAACAGGCAGGGAAAGGACAATCCCCACCATAAGACAAATTTGAAGGATGAAAGTAAAACTGCCGGCGGGCGACATATAGTGAAGAGGACCGCTAAGAGGCGCCTTGATAAACTCGAACAGTGGTTCGTAGAAAAAGTAGCCCACAACCATTCCAACAATTAGAACAGCAACCACGGAAAGGAGCCGCAGTTGAATCTCTCTAATATGATGAACCATCATCGTGGGCTGCTGACGTGCTGTCGTTTGTGCTTGCCCCCTCATGAAGAAAATACTACGCTTTTAGTTACTTTTCTTCAGCTGCATCTTTTTTAGATGCGACTGTGTCTTCGCTACTATTTAGACCACGCTTTAGTTCGCGCACTGATTCACCGACGCCACGAGCGAGTTCTGGAAGCTTTTTAGCCCCAAATAAAATCAAAATAATCGCTAATAGTATTAAGAGTCCCTCTACCTTACCCATTTTTGTCCTTCCAATTCTTTTCGAATTTGTTACACTTTAAATATAAGCAATATTATCCATAAATACAAGCGGTAGTAACAATGCAAATATATAAGATCAAACAATTTATACAAAAATGGCAACGATTCGCACTGGCTGCGGCTGCTTGCGGCGTAATTATTGGCGCTACAGTGCCCGCGGCAAATAGCTATGCTGCAGCGACCTACTCGTGTGGATCTTACGGGGCAGGGAACTACTCAACCTCTAACTGTACTTCTGCTGCCGTCGGCGCACCAAATACAGGTTTCGCAAAGTTACTAGAGCCAACCAATGTTATGGCAATTATTGCATCTCTCGCGCTTCTTGGCATTGGTATCGGTATTATCGTCAAAGCACGTCGAAAATCACGCGCTTAATTACGCCGCGTTAAGATCATCCATCGCGATTGTTCGTGTCGTAATAACCGCATAGGTAATTATTTCGCCATCAGCCTGCTTTTGACCCCAGTTGTGGTTTGTATACGCGTCTACCATTAAAAGCCCGCGACCGTGTTCAGCCTCATCATTCGGCTCGTCGGCCGCTAACTCTCCTCGATGAATAGTCCCGGGTGTTTCGACAGGGGCTGACTCCACTGCAGGATTCACCGCAATCGTATAAACAGTTTCAGGCCTTGCCGAGCGGCGTTTCTTTTTCTTGACACTAGGCAAGCGTACTATGTCTAGCTCAGTAAGCATGCCACCGTATTTAATAGCATTTGCCGCAATTTCAGATATAATCGTCGCTGCTACATAGGCCAACATCTCATCTGTCCGCATGCTCGCTAGCGCGGCCTCGGCTAGTTTGCGAGCATCACGTGCAAGCTGTTCAGGTTCAATCGAACCCTGTAACTCTGCTATTTTTAGCCCCTTAATACGAATGTCTTTCCCAGAAATTATGTCCATTACAAGGGGACGGGAATGCGAAGGATTATGTTCGGTACTCATATAACGAAACTTTCTTTCTAAAAAGACGAATATAACGTCTCATTTACTATAATTAAGCGTACCTGTACCAAAAATGCAAGTAGCGCTACAATATGCTTATGAATAAAGAAAAAAGCCTTGCCACCGCCCGCATCACTCTTGGTGTAATTACCGTTATCGCAGTATGTACGCAGCTTATAAGCAGTATCCACTATGGTCGTGACATTGGTAACTTCTTTAGTTTCTTCACAATAGAAAGTAATATCTTAGCAGCCTGTCTGCTTATCGCAATGGGTGTGTACGCGCTCATGAAGCGTGAAGATAAAAATATCGCCTACATACGAGGTGCCATTACTCTTTACATGACAATGACCGGCATCATTTATATGATGTTCTTATCTGGCAACGAGGTAGCACTTCAGACGACCATCCCAGTTGTTAACTTTGTCTTACACTACCTTATTCCTGTGGT
It contains:
- a CDS encoding Crp/Fnr family transcriptional regulator codes for the protein MMDKEVKKTIQDFYEAFPLKRLEKGEVLIRPDETLKNIFYIVEGTVTQYDISSAGNEVVVNVFKPGAFFPMSMAINKTPNYYFFEASTSAAVRIAPARKAVSFIKDNPDVMFDLLSRVYSGTDGLLRRMAHLMGGSARTRLIFEILNAAYRFGERDAEGNTVVPLTENDLAKRSGLSRETISRTMHKLKSDGFVKVQPFGIVLVESARLEDLLGSDL
- a CDS encoding HAMP domain-containing sensor histidine kinase codes for the protein MNLRAFIKSPTFRLSASYLAIIMVMSIAFSAVFYSTSVRELEKRPNPDTYSEVYLHDPDHEINEWLRQQAENTKAGLVMNLALLNIFALFVGSGISYLLARKTLKPIESAMKIQERFIADASHELRTPLTSLLLTNEVTLRKKQLTVTDARRSIEQNVRDLNQLKQLSDDLLDLAASETVGKKKETDLYKIVLAASDQIKPLADEHHIVLHNDVEIVSVVSNEQKLIKLVVILLDNAIKYSESYKGIYLSSEVTEKHAILHIKDEGYGMTKDDMEHMFDRFYRADRSRSQASGHGLGLAIAVKIIGELGGTLSAKSTLGKGSVFSILLPK
- a CDS encoding response regulator transcription factor — its product is MRILVVEDSVTIASAIKEGLEQEGYAVDVEHDGESGFRTALYEPYDVIVLDVMLPAKDGIAVCRELRENKVTVPILMLTAKTQNGDIVTGLDAGADDYLGKPFSFDVLLARLRALLRRPKEALQDTLSIADMELDTASRTVTRAGKAIDLSRKEYAILEYLMRNPERACSKEEIMQHVWDFDADILPNTLEVFITYLRAKVDKPFNKSLIHTVRGFGYKISEAV
- a CDS encoding FMN-binding protein codes for the protein MRKTIAILVIVTLLGIVAAYEVPAGGKKTTTSATASTTTQTTPSTSQSSSSSTTTTPTTTTASATYKDGSYTGSTATNMYEDIQVAITVSGGKITNVTTPVVNSDSGHSEQINNYAIPQLNQQVISNQNAQIDGVSGASYTTQSYTQSLQAALDQAKA
- a CDS encoding FAD:protein FMN transferase, which gives rise to MRRVDHIMGIPIIIDTPDTTDASLFEAIFTRLREIDQVFSTYKSESEVSKYRRGELHDEQLSSEVRYIKQACKDFENKTAGYFSAYYDGSFDPTGYVKGWSIREAGNVLEQHGVHTYLINAAGDILAASTGEKTWNITLQDPFNRQASLGTIGLKNGVIATSGTYERGNHILNPHTKQPTNSIISATVYGKDIVTADVFATTCVAMEADKAIDFINHREGYEALLIDVHGLVLASQNFSNT
- a CDS encoding ferric reductase-like transmembrane domain-containing protein, translating into MSDILKAMQPATTYRQSMRTGFYVAVIASLFILFLGWWFGSMTSILSANDRVMAIGRLFGLLAGWSVVVEIILMSRVPFIERAFDLQEISDLHRLNGYTLLVSISGHFAYQLIGYAETAHISWWSQFLAFSSSQYEDVLWATLGTIIFFGVGAISIHMIRTKMRYEIWYLVHLTIYFGIYLTFLHQIKLGGDFIANFWFASYWYMLYILAFVVWAWYRVVRQFVLFVRHRFKVLSIEKTATNTYSVVLTGKNLREFDYEAGQYATWRFMTPSLWYEAHPFSFSSSPGMEVLRFTIKASLDYRERLMKLKVGSYVIVDGPRGNFTADRAAETSNTVLIAGGIGITPFLSNIRQLLHDGKNVLLLYAVRTPEDVAFSDELRQLQAYGLKINFFVDSVGQRITYDALSRVAYEDTTIYICGPDGMSKALVKNLKQLGVSSENIVTERFAY
- a CDS encoding type II secretion system protein; this translates as MKRNTDGFTLIELAIVVVIIAILSAITIFTYTKVQVNQRDSARDSRANVISGALEKYYAKHGEYPSCANMTQSGSQVSTLLSLDQSILVTPTAPSSTTNSITTCADLTAGIGGSDVFAYAGGDGSTACSTGSACATYKLEYRQESTGSIITVSGQHAAAATPVSAPSAPVMTAGMSGNNAVGTTGTVTCAVGTPQYQIQYYSSNTGSPGTWSSWSAWSPTQLTYTVAASQGYQYGFEAQAECYDGTNTSASSPISNTATTVRSISTPVAPTYLSPATFSSNVNATVNYSSSCPSGTSLLNGTFRTQAWTGGQFGPHPFGFLDSWQNVDTVNHNVSYWGKYQCTTPYTTSAYSPESYNSILVYHQ
- a CDS encoding peptidoglycan recognition family protein, yielding MWASTRRTPNRLHLTEKKEVVDMRRKVAAMFIATLMGLGLITMPAAAAQPRTAATWSAECPSTVRCVVVPAAYNDNNGDVTDYGNYDLANRPTTMAINSIVIHDTEGSLQSAIAHFQDSTAYVSVQYIVDKDGTVYQMVPNKDMTWHSGNWWYNMHSIGIEHVGFAADSSSYTPAMYWASAQLVKYLTAKYNIPRDRGHIIGHDNVPGTSAVSIIAQHVDPGPFWNWQLYMALIGAPVLPHSDFASGMVTVAPVWPFSKQVVTGCTAGSSSCVPQGLQPTNFVYLHTSPDVNAPLVSDPVLGQGSTEIANNAARLFYGQTFATIEPPKLDGRGVWYHVWENGQSGWFYSPWNAPAAFPAMGQTVTPKPGLTSIPVYGRPIPERSEYPASLIAVPPASWYIPAQVALPYAISAGQRYPVIDSNVPTDHFYAWASDSSFPYDHTDFTGATKYIEISLGGRQGFVKVSDVSIQ